A region of Gemmatimonadaceae bacterium DNA encodes the following proteins:
- a CDS encoding M20/M25/M40 family metallo-hydrolase: MIPRLSGAAARGLSLGAALALPSVAAAQALPGYTPANAAAQRTAEQQAIAGPVPARANERSKELSKEPHVAGTRAQKATADYVIAQMKAMGLETEYRIYDVWLPHATSVKITKIGARPVALDLSEPPIASDPATQFPQYPTVNGSSGAGVGEGELVFVNFGLIEDYAVLDSMGVSVKGKVVLARYGRSFRGIKAREAEKRGAVGLLIYTDPLDDGFVQGDVYPDGPMRPLKGLQRGSVFNGAGDPLTPGYASKPGAPRLKPEDTSLPKIPVVPISAYNAQLLLAEVKGTDILRGWQGGMALRYHVGPGPVKVRVEVKTDAATAGTKPIINTLGYLRGSEYPDQYVYIGGHRDSWGPGAADNISGTVSIMEAANALADLAKKGIRPKRTIVFATWDAEEWGLVGSSEYVEDDSLRLKKGAVAYLNQDVSAQGSQFGGGGSPSMRAVLRDITKQVTDPKTKGTVYAAWRAATGTKADTLEPPMGDPGGGSDFAGFFNHFSIPIAEWGFGGPAGTYHSAYDTHAWMEKFGDPGFEYHATSGRIGAAVALRLANADILPYDYVEFARTMKKYVAPVERGMAQKTWNTDPVENLKAAIAKLESSAAAFATARDAALAGTVTKAQKDATNAALLTVERSFARDTGLKSRPWYRSMIYASDVDNGYSTMVFPGVGEAIRYGTEADVNAELTDLVARFNAAAAAVDKARAALGR; the protein is encoded by the coding sequence ATGATCCCCCGCCTGTCCGGGGCCGCTGCACGCGGCCTCTCGCTTGGCGCCGCCCTGGCGCTTCCGTCCGTGGCCGCGGCGCAGGCCCTTCCCGGCTACACCCCCGCCAACGCGGCGGCGCAGCGCACGGCTGAACAGCAGGCCATCGCCGGCCCGGTGCCGGCGCGCGCGAATGAGCGCTCGAAGGAGCTCTCCAAGGAGCCGCATGTGGCCGGCACGCGGGCGCAGAAGGCGACCGCCGACTACGTCATCGCCCAGATGAAGGCGATGGGGCTCGAGACGGAGTACCGCATCTATGATGTGTGGCTGCCGCACGCCACGAGCGTGAAGATCACCAAGATCGGCGCGCGCCCGGTCGCGCTCGACTTGAGTGAGCCGCCCATCGCGAGCGATCCGGCGACGCAGTTCCCGCAGTATCCCACGGTGAACGGCTCGAGCGGCGCCGGCGTGGGCGAGGGGGAGCTGGTGTTCGTCAACTTCGGGCTCATCGAAGACTACGCCGTGCTCGACTCCATGGGCGTGAGCGTGAAGGGGAAGGTCGTGCTCGCGCGCTACGGCCGGAGCTTCCGCGGTATCAAGGCGCGCGAAGCGGAGAAGCGGGGGGCCGTGGGGCTCCTCATCTATACCGATCCACTCGACGACGGCTTCGTGCAGGGCGATGTGTACCCCGACGGCCCGATGCGCCCGCTCAAGGGATTGCAGCGTGGGTCGGTGTTCAACGGCGCCGGCGACCCGCTCACCCCGGGCTACGCGAGCAAGCCCGGCGCGCCGCGGCTCAAGCCGGAAGACACGAGCCTGCCCAAGATTCCGGTGGTGCCGATCAGCGCGTACAACGCGCAGCTGCTCCTCGCCGAAGTGAAGGGCACCGACATTCTGCGCGGCTGGCAGGGCGGGATGGCGCTCCGCTATCACGTCGGCCCGGGGCCGGTGAAGGTGCGCGTGGAAGTCAAGACCGACGCGGCGACCGCCGGCACCAAGCCCATCATCAACACGCTCGGCTACCTGCGCGGCAGTGAGTACCCCGATCAGTACGTGTACATCGGCGGCCACCGCGATTCGTGGGGCCCCGGCGCGGCCGACAACATCAGCGGCACGGTGAGCATCATGGAAGCGGCCAATGCGCTCGCCGATCTCGCCAAGAAGGGCATTCGCCCCAAGCGCACGATCGTCTTCGCGACGTGGGACGCCGAAGAGTGGGGGCTGGTGGGCAGCTCGGAGTATGTCGAAGACGATTCGCTCCGCCTCAAGAAGGGTGCGGTGGCGTATCTCAATCAGGACGTGTCGGCGCAGGGCTCGCAGTTCGGTGGCGGCGGAAGCCCGAGCATGCGCGCGGTGCTGCGTGACATCACCAAGCAGGTGACCGACCCGAAGACCAAGGGCACCGTGTACGCGGCGTGGCGCGCGGCGACCGGCACCAAGGCTGATACGCTCGAGCCCCCGATGGGCGATCCGGGTGGCGGCAGCGACTTCGCCGGCTTCTTCAATCACTTCAGCATTCCGATCGCCGAGTGGGGCTTTGGTGGCCCGGCCGGCACGTATCACTCGGCGTACGACACACACGCGTGGATGGAGAAGTTCGGCGACCCGGGCTTTGAGTATCACGCCACGAGCGGCCGCATTGGTGCGGCGGTGGCGCTGCGCCTCGCGAACGCCGACATCCTGCCGTACGACTACGTGGAGTTCGCGCGCACGATGAAGAAGTACGTCGCGCCGGTGGAGCGCGGCATGGCGCAGAAGACGTGGAACACCGATCCGGTCGAGAATCTGAAGGCGGCGATCGCCAAGCTCGAAAGCTCGGCGGCCGCCTTCGCGACGGCGCGCGATGCGGCGCTCGCCGGCACGGTGACCAAGGCGCAGAAGGATGCCACCAACGCGGCGCTGCTCACGGTGGAGCGCTCGTTCGCGCGCGACACCGGGCTCAAGAGCCGGCCCTGGTATCGCTCGATGATCTACGCCTCGGACGTGGACAACGGCTACAGCACGATGGTCTTCCCGGGCGTGGGCGAAGCGATTCGCTATGGCACCGAAGCCGACGTGAACGCCGAACTCACGGATCTTGTGGCGCGCTTCAACGCGGCGGCCGCCGCCGTCGACAAGGCCCGCGCGGCGCTTGGCCGCTAG
- a CDS encoding sulfurtransferase yields the protein MSVQHLTPKEVATRLEEPNPPVILDVREVWEYEIAHLTPSELIPLSTLPGAVHRLDPQQEYAVLCHHGMRSEMAANWLAQHGFTRLINIDGGIDAWSDEVDPSVPRY from the coding sequence ATGAGCGTACAACACCTGACCCCGAAAGAAGTCGCCACGCGCCTCGAGGAGCCGAATCCTCCGGTGATTCTCGACGTGCGCGAAGTGTGGGAGTACGAGATCGCGCATCTCACCCCCAGTGAACTCATTCCGTTGTCGACGCTCCCGGGGGCGGTGCATCGGTTGGATCCGCAGCAGGAGTACGCGGTACTCTGTCATCATGGGATGCGGTCGGAGATGGCGGCCAACTGGCTTGCGCAGCATGGGTTCACGCGCCTCATCAACATCGATGGGGGGATCGACGCGTGGAGTGATGAGGTCGATCCCTCGGTGCCGCGCTACTAG
- a CDS encoding alpha/beta fold hydrolase, translating into MLSAGQFIAAGIAASVALFWLAARRRARIRAMDAADAQRRPRNAEGLVIGAEPIMLTGTTGRAVLLLHGFNDSPQSMAYLATRLHAAGYTVHAPRLPGHGCSLPAMAREQRAPAWRRAVADAHAALAASHAQVFVCGQSMGGALSVLETVERPPTALALLAPYLGMPVALRAKLAVAMLFEPFMAYLRSTGGERSIHDDAARAKALGPGLVTATTLAALQHVALSAEAALPRVQVPTLYLQSRLDNRVPAAAAERHFIALGAPTKEIRWFTGSGHILSVDFEKNAVADAVLDFFGRFGG; encoded by the coding sequence ATGCTGAGCGCCGGGCAGTTCATCGCCGCGGGGATTGCGGCGTCGGTGGCGCTCTTCTGGCTGGCGGCGCGCCGCCGCGCGCGGATACGGGCGATGGATGCGGCCGATGCGCAGCGCCGGCCGCGGAATGCCGAGGGGCTGGTGATCGGGGCGGAACCGATCATGCTCACGGGCACGACCGGGCGCGCGGTGCTCCTGCTGCACGGCTTCAATGATTCGCCGCAGAGTATGGCCTACCTCGCGACGCGGTTGCATGCGGCGGGGTACACGGTGCATGCCCCGCGGTTACCGGGACATGGCTGTTCGCTCCCCGCGATGGCACGGGAGCAGCGCGCGCCGGCGTGGCGCCGAGCGGTGGCCGACGCGCATGCGGCGCTGGCCGCGTCGCATGCCCAGGTCTTTGTGTGCGGGCAGAGCATGGGCGGCGCGCTGTCGGTGCTCGAAACGGTGGAGCGCCCGCCCACGGCGCTCGCGCTCCTCGCGCCCTACCTTGGCATGCCGGTGGCGCTGCGCGCCAAGCTGGCGGTGGCGATGCTCTTCGAGCCGTTCATGGCCTATCTGCGCAGCACCGGTGGCGAACGCTCCATTCACGACGATGCGGCGCGCGCCAAGGCGCTCGGGCCTGGCCTCGTCACCGCCACCACCCTCGCGGCACTACAGCATGTGGCGCTGAGCGCCGAAGCGGCGCTCCCTCGCGTACAGGTGCCGACGCTCTATCTGCAGTCGCGCCTCGACAATCGTGTCCCGGCCGCGGCCGCCGAGCGGCACTTCATCGCGCTCGGTGCGCCGACCAAGGAGATCCGCTGGTTCACCGGGAGCGGGCACATCCTCTCGGTGGATTTTGAGAAGAACGCGGTGGCGGACGCCGTGCTCGACTTCTTTGGTCGGTTCGGCGGATAG
- a CDS encoding fatty acid desaturase: MPEFGSWGADWWKPVVFVMIAGHLTNICVTLFLHRGQTHRGVVFSRLVEVPMRVWLWLTTAIRTKEWVACHRKHHAFADREGDPHSPVVDGLRNILLKGAFYYRKAVRQPGVLEKYGKGTPDDFLERHLLDKRSSVGIVLMLAIDIYLFGWFTGPVVWAVQMIWIPFWAAGVINGIGHALGYRNHDVKDESRNISPFGIIIAGEELHNNHHADPHSAKFAHRWFEFDIGWMYIKLLSLFGLAEVKYARVGEHVRIAETIDG; encoded by the coding sequence ATGCCCGAGTTTGGAAGCTGGGGAGCCGACTGGTGGAAGCCGGTGGTGTTCGTCATGATCGCTGGCCACCTCACCAACATTTGCGTCACGCTGTTCCTGCATCGCGGGCAGACGCATCGTGGCGTGGTCTTTTCGCGCCTGGTCGAAGTGCCGATGCGCGTGTGGCTGTGGCTGACGACCGCCATTCGCACCAAGGAATGGGTGGCGTGCCACCGGAAGCATCACGCGTTCGCCGATCGGGAGGGCGATCCGCATAGCCCGGTGGTCGACGGGCTCCGCAACATCCTGCTCAAGGGCGCCTTCTACTATCGGAAGGCCGTGCGGCAGCCGGGTGTGCTCGAGAAGTACGGCAAGGGCACGCCCGATGACTTCCTCGAGCGGCATCTGCTCGACAAGCGCTCGAGCGTGGGCATCGTGCTGATGCTCGCCATCGACATCTATCTGTTCGGCTGGTTCACCGGCCCGGTGGTGTGGGCGGTGCAGATGATCTGGATCCCGTTCTGGGCCGCCGGCGTCATCAACGGCATCGGCCACGCACTCGGCTACCGCAACCACGATGTGAAGGACGAGAGCCGCAACATCTCGCCCTTCGGGATCATCATTGCCGGCGAAGAGCTGCACAACAACCACCACGCCGACCCGCACAGCGCCAAGTTCGCGCACCGCTGGTTCGAGTTCGACATCGGCTGGATGTACATCAAGCTGCTCTCGCTCTTCGGCCTCGCCGAAGTGAAGTACGCCCGCGTGGGCGAACACGTCCGCATCGCCGAGACCATCGATGGCTGA
- a CDS encoding oxidative damage protection protein codes for MADIACTRCGQTREGFERPPFPGAIGTRIVGEICKVCWGDWLKQQTMLINHYGLNVMDPQARQFLTRNMEAFLFKAPGGENVDTTKQGTINW; via the coding sequence ATGGCTGATATCGCCTGCACCCGCTGCGGCCAGACGCGCGAAGGCTTTGAACGTCCGCCGTTCCCCGGCGCGATCGGCACGCGCATCGTGGGCGAGATCTGCAAGGTCTGCTGGGGCGACTGGCTCAAGCAGCAGACGATGCTGATCAATCACTACGGCCTGAACGTGATGGACCCGCAGGCGCGGCAGTTCCTCACGCGGAACATGGAAGCGTTCCTGTTCAAGGCGCCGGGCGGGGAGAATGTGGACACGACGAAGCAGGGGACGATCAACTGGTAA
- a CDS encoding HD domain-containing protein — MSHPISLAQAPVGTRVEQEFLVRDRAEKVTRTGNPFVVLTLANSTGVIETAPIWSERLEWAQGAEKGKVVAVIGEVAMFGDAGARRRQLDLKAPLRVLLPEQFDPTAFLPRIDAPTEQVWDALDKLRGSIKSARVRAAVDLFFADDAFRVQFERTPGAVNGHHAQLGGLLLHVFEVTDIARYIARTVRKADQDLVIAGAMLHDIGKVEAYAVNPEGFSHTTTGMLLGHVTLGALMFDRRLRDSRVPFTDAQRDELLHFILSHHGALEFGSPVQPMTTEAEIVHWADEASAKATDFIDEYRDAELFPPGETNEMSAKRSWRLSRRIWRRPAPWD, encoded by the coding sequence ATGTCTCACCCGATCAGCCTCGCGCAGGCGCCCGTGGGCACCCGCGTCGAACAGGAGTTCCTCGTCCGCGACCGCGCCGAAAAGGTCACTCGGACCGGCAATCCCTTTGTCGTGTTGACGCTCGCCAACAGCACGGGCGTGATCGAGACCGCGCCGATCTGGTCGGAGCGGCTCGAGTGGGCCCAAGGCGCGGAGAAGGGCAAGGTCGTGGCCGTCATCGGCGAAGTCGCGATGTTCGGCGACGCCGGCGCGCGCCGCCGGCAGCTCGACCTCAAGGCGCCCCTCCGCGTGCTGCTCCCTGAGCAGTTCGATCCGACCGCGTTTCTGCCGCGCATCGATGCGCCCACCGAACAGGTCTGGGACGCGCTCGACAAACTGCGCGGCAGCATCAAGTCAGCGCGCGTGCGCGCCGCCGTGGATCTCTTCTTTGCCGACGACGCCTTTCGTGTGCAGTTCGAGCGCACGCCGGGCGCGGTGAACGGGCATCACGCGCAGCTCGGTGGGCTGCTGCTGCATGTCTTCGAAGTGACCGACATCGCGCGCTACATCGCGCGCACCGTGCGCAAAGCCGATCAGGATCTGGTCATCGCCGGCGCCATGCTGCACGACATCGGCAAGGTCGAGGCGTACGCCGTGAACCCCGAGGGCTTCTCGCACACCACCACCGGCATGCTCCTCGGCCACGTCACGCTTGGCGCGCTGATGTTCGATCGCCGCCTGCGCGACAGCCGCGTGCCCTTCACCGACGCGCAGCGCGATGAGCTGCTGCACTTCATTCTGTCGCATCACGGTGCGCTGGAGTTCGGGAGCCCGGTGCAGCCGATGACGACCGAAGCGGAGATCGTGCACTGGGCCGACGAAGCGAGCGCGAAGGCCACCGATTTCATCGACGAATACCGCGATGCGGAGCTGTTCCCGCCCGGCGAGACCAACGAGATGTCGGCCAAGCGCTCCTGGCGGCTCTCGCGCCGGATCTGGCGCCGCCCGGCGCCGTGGGACTGA
- a CDS encoding MarR family transcriptional regulator, which yields MATSTRPIPDTKAVRPGGHAPDVNDAELAALRLFIIMSRAHTAVTAHAAADIAKHGLTLAEFGILEALYHRGPMLLGEVQKRILVSSGGITFLVDRLTAKGLVERQTCESDRRARYAALTEKGTTLVREIFPSHAAVLTRALSGLSVDEQKAVTAMIKTMGLAAASMPLPDQG from the coding sequence ATGGCTACTTCGACTCGTCCCATCCCCGACACCAAGGCCGTTCGGCCCGGTGGACACGCGCCCGACGTCAATGACGCCGAGCTGGCTGCCCTGCGGCTGTTCATCATCATGTCGCGCGCCCATACGGCGGTCACCGCGCACGCCGCGGCGGATATCGCCAAGCATGGGCTGACGCTCGCCGAGTTCGGGATTCTGGAGGCGCTGTACCATCGGGGGCCGATGCTGCTGGGCGAAGTGCAGAAGCGCATTCTCGTCTCGAGCGGCGGCATCACCTTCCTCGTGGACCGGCTCACGGCCAAGGGGCTCGTGGAGCGCCAGACCTGCGAGAGCGACCGCCGGGCGCGCTATGCCGCCCTCACGGAGAAGGGCACGACACTGGTGCGGGAGATCTTCCCCAGCCACGCCGCGGTGCTCACCCGGGCCCTGTCGGGGCTGTCGGTGGACGAACAGAAGGCGGTGACGGCCATGATCAAGACCATGGGGCTCGCCGCCGCCTCGATGCCGCTCCCCGACCAGGGCTGA
- a CDS encoding YceI family protein gives MLWHFDPAHSQIQFSVKHMGISTVRGTFQAFTGEIDEQDGQVKTVSVDIDVASLSTANEQRDGHLKSPDFFDVATYPTARFVLTQFTRAGDDVTATGDLTIRGVTKPVTLKGEIGGPAKDPWGNEKVSAVLETKISRKEFGLTWNVALEAGGVLVSDEVKLHIDVQAAVAVAAA, from the coding sequence ATGCTGTGGCACTTCGACCCCGCGCACTCCCAGATCCAGTTCTCCGTGAAGCACATGGGCATCTCCACCGTGCGCGGCACGTTCCAGGCCTTCACCGGCGAGATCGATGAGCAGGACGGCCAGGTGAAGACGGTCTCGGTGGACATCGATGTCGCGAGCCTCAGCACGGCCAACGAGCAGCGCGACGGCCACCTCAAGAGCCCGGACTTCTTCGACGTGGCGACCTACCCCACCGCGAGGTTCGTGCTCACGCAGTTCACGCGCGCGGGCGACGACGTCACCGCCACCGGCGACCTGACGATCCGCGGCGTGACCAAGCCGGTCACCTTGAAGGGCGAAATCGGCGGCCCGGCCAAGGATCCGTGGGGGAACGAGAAGGTCTCGGCGGTGCTCGAGACCAAGATCAGCCGCAAGGAGTTCGGCCTCACCTGGAACGTGGCGCTCGAAGCGGGCGGCGTGCTGGTGAGCGATGAGGTGAAGCTGCATATCGACGTGCAGGCGGCGGTGGCCGTCGCGGCAGCGTAA